The genomic window AGGGTTAAAGAAGGAAACCACTTTGTAATTTAACCGTCGTTCCCCTTTTTTCATCTTTCTTACCAAGCAAAGCATTATAATGTTCATCAACAATGGAAAGGAATAAGCAATAACACATCATATTTTCAAGTAAACCTTTTGCAAACCAAGCTAAATTTGTAAAGGTTACTACATGCtatctaaaaaattataagaacATTCAATTATAGAATCAAAAACatcatgaaaatgaaaatttaaatacctTTGATTGGCAGTTTCAGCAAGTCTTTTACTGCATTAGAGAATCAAAGTCAGGACCGCAAAGTGAGAAttcaaactaaaattttaactgataattaaattataaaaacataattaacaaAGGTCTAATTTTCAGCATCAAAGATAATTGTTTGGTTACAGAGAAAacagaatggaaaaaaaaatctacCTATTTCACTCAGTTCCGATAATAAAAAAGCAAAAGGTTTAAGCATAAAGGAGATGAATAGTAAGAGGCAAAACTCAAATATAATTTTGACATACTTATTCCTGGGTTTCTTCTAGTGAAACAAAATCATGAAGATAAAAAAATAACGATAAAAGATATGAAACAGAGATTTGAGGAAACATACCAGATTTGAGATCGAAATTGGAAGAGCGAAAATCGCAGAAGAGAAGTGAGAGCGCAAGAGTCTCTGAAAGGCAGGGAAGCTAAGCtaagtgagagagagagagagagagagtctcGAAAAGCGTACACGTGCGAACAATTCGGTAGCAAACCAACACTCGTGTGAAAATTTTTCATTTCCTCAAATACCCTTGTTCGATTTCGATAATTTCGGTTTTGAATTCATCAACCAGGAACTTTCGAGCTCCTCTGGTCATCAGATTcgggaaaagagagagaaaaaagaagtCCCTTTAACTGTTGTCTCTCAATCAAATGGGCCTTCACATCCTCAAAACGACGCCTTTTTCGTCTTCCTACTCCAAAGCTTTACTCCTCGCCACCGCCGCAAAACCCTCCGCTTTAGCTGCTGCTGTTCTTCCTTGTAATCCCCGCTTGAGATTTCCATTTTCTTCGCCAAAGGCCATTACTTCATCTGGGTATGGGAGTTTCCTTCATCTGAGGAAGCGTGGGTTTCGTGGGAGTGTCGTCTTAACCATGGCTGCTTCTGGTTCGGTCCAGAAGTCTGAGGAAGAGTGGAGTGCTATTCTTTCCCCAGAGCAGTTTCGAATTTTGAGACAAAAGGGCACCGAGTAAGTTTGCTAAcctattcattcattctttgtgtTGATTAATAGTAGCATAAGCTTCTGTCAAATTGTATACATTTTGAGCTTCTATGGCTTTTGGATGAAATAGCAAGTTTGTAATTTGATTCTTGACATTTTGTGTTGGTACTGTAAAGGTATCCAGGCACCGGAGAATATGATAAGTTCTTCGAAGAAGGTATCTATAAATGTGCAGGATGTGGGACTTCTCTTTACAAGTCCACTACAAAATTTAATTCAGGTTGTGGGTGGCCAGCTTTCTATGAGGGTCTCCCTGGAGCCATAAATCGCCATGTGAGCTACCTTCCTCTTTTGCTCAACTTGTTTTCTTCTATTCCAGATTTTACTAATCAAGTGTGTGATGTTTAACCAGCCGGACCCGGATGGGATGAGGACTGAAATCACTTGTGCAGCTTGTGGTGGCCATTTGGGCCATGTATTTAAAGGTGAAGGGTTTCCAACACCCACCGATGAGCGCCATTGTGTCAACAGCATATCACTCAAGTTCATTCCTGCAAATTCTTCAGACTGAATCGTATTGTAACAGTTATCCTAGTTGTGTATAGGACATGGGCATAATGTGATGTTTTTGCCAATAAGAACTCGAGTTTTTCTACTTATGGTCGTCATTGTATTTGAACTTGAACGTTTTAATGCAATATATATGCAAAATATGGTTACCAACCATGGGAATTTCCGTGGCAGCCTGAAAAGATGAACCCCATGTGTAGAGTTTGGTTGCCTATTTCAATAGCTGTTCAAGTTTAGAATTATTAAAGGGGCTTGATAAGCTTGAAAAACTCGCAtgcctttttcttttattcacttCAGACCAACCATGTGAATGGTGAAATGCTATTCCAATTAAAAGAGTTATCTAATTTCTCCaacaccccccccccaaaaaaaaaaaaaaacacaaacaaaCAAACTACAAATTGAAACCATTGCAGTTCTCCTACTGCTCCTGGTAGCCTTCATGCAAGTGAAAGCTCTCCAGCAGGAATTGATCTTTTGACTAGTTTGGCCCAAGACTCGTTAGTCTCTGTAATGACCTTCAGAGCATATTCCTGTTCATCATACAGTGCAGATAAAAATCCTAAGAAAAATGAATCTGATAGGCACTATGGGAATAGGGGAAAATGAAACAAAACCAGTACACACCTTGTTTGCTGCCTTGTTGCCAAGACCAAACTTGTTTGCTGGTTTTCCATCAGGGATCTTGTAGTCTCGAAACCAATCCCTGATTGCCGTTAGTGTCCCCTGAAATTATCATCAAAAGGGTGCTCTTAAAGTTGGCATTATAAGTGAGATAACCATGCTTAAGACCAgtttaaataacaaataacacACAAGTCTTAAATGGCAGTAGTTACGGTACCGGGAAATGCTTCTCAACATCATCGGCATCGTTGACAAGGGAAGCCCTTGGATCATCTAATGAGATAGCAACTATTTTCCAGTCAAGTTCCCCTTCATCAATCATGGCTAATGCAGCCAAAGGCTTGACCTTCAGAATCTCACCTATCTTTCTCCGGGTTTCACCAATCTCAACAACATCAACTAAGATTTGAAAGAAACGGAAACATCAAGACTTGCAAAGCTACTTTTTCACAACAATAAAGGAGGAAACCTTATCAATAATAAATGTCAGTCAAATACTGTAACCAAGAAGGGAAATTACCAGGGTCATTATCACCAAATGCTCCATCAACTTCAGAGTTTGCTAAAGAAGGGTCTTCCCATGTTTGTGGAAGCAATCCGTAATTCCAGTTTATATTATAGCTGAGGTACAAGTAATGAGATTATAGCAAGAAGCCAAAACAAAGTGCTGAAAAATAGCCTAAAAAGCATATAAGTGAGTAAGAAATTAAACATACTCAAAATCAGAGAATCTTACGGGTAATATCGAAGTTTGCCCTTCTTAGTATCCTGCTTAATGGGAGTGTATGGCTCATCAGTAGCAACCTCCATTTTTGCACTTGACTCTTTGGGTATCTCCACAACGAAGTTAAAAACACCATCTCCCAAGTGCAATGGTATATCATGCCAAGGAGAAATCTAAAACACCACTAAATCTCAATTATCATCCAAATACTGgacaatttcaatttcaaaaaatCTAGGAAAAAGAAAGTTGGGACAAATACCTTTTTCCCCGAAGTATCTTCGAAGAAGACTCTGTAGTCAAGGGTTTCGGGTTGACCTTCATGTTTGATTTGAACCTGGGGATTATAAATGGCATTGCAAGAAAATAACCTTTTGGATAATCGTCTGCCGTTGTTGAAGCTAAGAGCGTTACGGCCGTGTTTCAAAGCGAAGGGCGCTTTGAGAAGCAAGCAAGAAGAGGAGGCAACGGTGGAACTTCCGGCGACGGATACTATTCTAGCTGTTGCTGCTGCTGCCATGGCTGATTTATCTTTTGGTGGTGGACTGTGGGGTCGGGAGTATTTGGAAGTTTGGTGGTTTACATTCACTGGCTTACCTTACTTCTCCAATTCGTTCCTATATCCTTCTCTTTTCCTATTTTTCCCCTTCAATTCTTTAAGGTAAATTGCATCATCGAttcctatattttatttaaaattatgttttagtaagttACATAATAACCATTAATATTTTAACCACTCATATATTAACTTCCGTTACTCATTAACAAAATGATTAAAGGATTAATAACTAATTTGGCCCTTGAATTGTATAGCTAATAGACTTTTTcttaaataattctaaaaaaaattaaaacatcataaattctttaaaaaattcttaaaaaatgaTTTCTTAGAATATaactttaaaaaagttaaaatattagaaaattctCTTTAGAAAACTATCGataatcagaaaataaattaTGAACCGTACAAAAAGATAACAACTAAACATTAAATATGCTTCATTCCCATAAGTAGGAATTGAATCCTCAATCATATGATTAACAAATGAAGTGAGCAACCACTACACCTCCTTACTTTAATTGGAAAGTTTCATTCTAAGACCAAATCGCTTGTTGGTctattttattattgaaaaatttacttttaaatttattttatagttaaatttaaattaaaaaaattttacctgcCAATCTAAACATATCAATCaaaatagggtaaactacatccAAAGTTACTAAATtgttaataagtttatattttggtcacttaaattTAAAAGATTAGAAAATAATcactgaaatatttaaaaattttcatccaaTCACTGAACTATAAAAATCATCTTATAAAAATCATTATTGTATAACATTCTCTATTTACATCGCTCCACTAACCAAAAGCTCTAATTCCCTTCTTTTCtgtagttcaattttttttcataaaacaacgtCAAATGTCATAAATCTATGAaccaaaatttaaacttttttccACAATCTCCAACACTAATCTccagatcgacttggatctaaaaTATATTCTTCTACTCATCGATAAATATTGATCCATCATATTGATCATCAAATTATTGCTTGAAACTCACTAGCcaaacttttaataaaaaataaagaacttaATAGTTcaataactcaaataaaaaattttgaatagttcaatgaccattttttaactttttaaaattaagtgaccaaaatgcagGTTTAGTGAttcttttatgaaattttagaGCAACAATGATTAGCTGGCATCCAAGCAACAACAAATGGTATTGTTTAATGCATTGTAAATTCATGTTTTCACCAAGCTTGAATGAGACTTAACTAATGTGGGGTGATTAACAACTCAATTTCAAGCCCAAACACTTAGATATTCAATGAGACAGACTGCTTATTATTTCAATCATACTCGTTAATCGGACAGTAGCAAGTTTACTTGGACAGGGACGGAAATTTTTGTCATCTAAATACTAGTATCATAACAACAGAATGGTTGCCCCCATTCCATGTGGGAGAATATATgcatacaataataaaaatacgGGTCGATATTGTTGCTCAGCTTCGTTGAATTCCGCTCGGCCATGTCTGATTCTTCACTGGCTTCAGTATTGCTTCCACCTCAGCTAGAGTTTCATGATCTTTCCCGAATAGTGCAAGTTCTGTTGCAGCGGCAACATTCTCTTCAACCTAGTTATTTACAACCCCGGGATTACTAACAACCGAAGCAGCAAGCTCGTgaaaaaaaatgcaaacatgTTTTGACAGGTATGAAGATTGAGTAACAAAATTCTATTATCAGGCATAAAATAGATTTCATAAAGTTCAAATGATGAACCAGAACCTGTTTAACCGAGTTCATGCCAACCAGCACTGTCGAAATATCTTTGTTTGACAAGCTGTATTGCATAGCTAACTTCGAAATattctttcctttctctttacAATATACAGCAGCAGCTTGGCAGGCAGACTGCAGAGAGGTTATGAAAACATATGAAAGCCttataatcaagcacatatactaTGGAAACGACACATTCATAACATGACTTCGTGGTGACATAAAATGTGGAAGTATTTAATATTAGGTGTGTTGTGGTGAAATGAACCACAATGTAGCTAGACTGGACAGAACACAAACCcagatatataatttatttttaatccaTAGTCCTACAAATCATATCCATGTTTTACAAAAGATTTGTGTTGCAACTTCTAAATCAGCATGCAGTATAGTCACTCGAAAACCTAGTCCATTTAATTCACATAAACCATGTCCTGACATAAACTTTTACAGGTTAAAGGCTATCATTTACACATCGGTTGGATCCAACAGAATATGAAGGCATTTCATTTTTCAGAAACCACCAAACAAGACTGACTAGGTTGCATAAATAGCTTTGTATTTTGCAGGAGAACAAATGGTCTTATTGTATCGGAGGCTGATAAAAGTCTCACCTTGAGTTCGGGAGATGCCGGATGCCACTCCGGTGGACCAAACTCAGTAAGAAGTCCCATAGCAAGTGGAGATGCACTGATTACGCCAACACCTTTGGTTTTCAAGTAAGGCAATAAATCCTCCAATGTTGAATCATTAATGCTATAATGGCAATATGATAATATTACATCAACAGTGCCTGGTGGAACCCTATCAAGCACATAAGTAAAAATTTCCAAGGGCAACCCGGTGATACCAATGAAACGAATCTTCCCTGCTTCCTTCAGTTTTTGAAGTGCCGGAATCGTCTCATTCACAACCTGTTACCACATACAAAACGAACCAAATTAGCCTAAGCTTTCACATGAGAAGGGATATATATTTGTTAGTGGTGTATTTCTGAAGTGGCAAGAAAGGTTGTTATACAGAAATTATGAAAACGAAAATGGTATTGAAACATAATTAAGAACCTGATCAAGAGAGCCGAATTCAATGTCATGGCATTGAAATATATCAACATAATCAAGTTGCAACCTCTCCAAGCTTTCATCAATGCTTTTAGTTACTCTCTCAGCACTGAAATCAAAACCTTCACGATATCTCCCACATTTTGTCGAAACTATATATTCACTTCTAGGAACTCCAAGAGCTTTAAGTCCCTTACCAAGCATCTTCTCTGACAATGTCGCTCCATAATACCTTCAAATtattaacaaacaaacaaacatacatacatacatacatataattcatcaaattaaacataaGACAATAACCCAGTTAGTTAAAGTGAAGAAATTTAGAATTACGGGGAGGTGTCGAAGAAGTTGATTCCGAGGCGGAAGGCTTCGAGGACGGAGGCGACAGCGTCGCTTTCGGAAACGGAACCGAAGACGCTGCCGAGAGGGGAAGCTCCGAAGCCCACGCTGCTGAGCTTGAGGCCGGTGTTTCCGAGAGGTCTCATTTCTAGTTTGGGAACAGCCATGtttagctagggtttctttttctTGAAGAATTGGGGAAAAACTGTATATGAGAGGAAGGAGATTGAGTGTTTGGGAGTGTAGCCGACAATGATCTTGTTTGTTTTTTTCCTTCAAAAGTAGGATGAGAAAATAAAGAGCAAATAAGAGATGGGATTTGCTTCCTTCTGAAGGAACACAAGAAAAGGAGCAAAATTTGTTGTCTATTGTATACAATGGCCCCTCTCTCATCTATGCTCAACTACTTACAGTTCTCCTCTCTATACAATTATGTCCACTATGCTATTTCTACTTTAGCATTTGAACTtgtaattagatttattttggtccctaaacttcaaagttataaaattttgatgaCATGACCCTCTAAGATTATCTTTACTATTGTtatcaaaaagtatttttaagaaataaaatgttcattttagacataataccgtaaaataaaaaatatatatttaaataatatttaaatttattaatattatgatattttagtataaacataaaaaataatttattgtatctcattattgatattttaatatataaaatataatttttaaatatttataagtaagtaattaatattaattatttgtaaattttaatttgaatatataatctatattttaactattattaaaatataaccattataaattcaaatatatatttttatatattttaaataaattttaatagaaatatacttaatataaatattacataaaatatattaaagtataaataaGGGTTAAAGATGCCATTTTGACTCCAAATATGCTTCTGGAAAaacaaaagctaaaaaaaaatactttcaaAAATCAAAAGTTGTCTTGATTAGCATTGTTCATGGCTCCAACCCATTGTTGTGAAGTTCAAGGgttaaaaatcatattatttatatctatatatatgggGAGATATTCAATTAcatcaataattttatattatttcataatttttttcaacttAACCCACAAattggtatttaaattatactttttttcttattttagtacttaaacttttttttgtcacaattggtacttaaactatttttttctaatttgatacCTCCGCTAGTCAAACCGTTaagtatatttaaataaaaaaaacttaaacgaCAATTTGGTaccttaaattatttattttccattttggtacctaaatattttttaatcacaGGTGGTACCTAAACTATTATTTTTTTCCCAAGTTGGTACATTTGTTAGTTCAATCATTTGTTAAATTGataagtctatttaaaaaaatgatagcCAATTAAAAATTAACATGTGACAAAAATggcaaaaaattattattttttcttttacatatatctttttcttctttcttcaaaaccagaCTAATTGTCAAATTAGTCGGGCCCTAGTTTATAGTTTAatcagtttgttcagtttgatcaaataaattataaaaaaatcataaaaatatttaaataattgataaaatCTGTTCAATCGCTTTGTATTGGCTACAGGTCAATCGGTCCAACCCCTATCTCTAGACTAGTACCTTGACCGGTCTCCGATTTAATCGACCGATCAATCCGGTCTAGTTCTGAAAACATTAGTTTTGATCGGTGAAACAACTTTTTCAATCTCGTTAGGTACAACAAGCAGGTGGTGAAGTTCAAAAAATAGAATTAACCACCTGTGTCTCGACCTCGAGAGGGCAAATTTCAAGCATTGTTGATATTGCTAGATAttataaaggaagaagaaagaaaaatagaaaaaaaaataaagagagaaataaaagaattaatttttttaaaagtttatatgaCGTGAGATTTTATTATTTGGTTGGAATTTTTTAACGGAGATAACATTTTGGTGTAAAATgagtaacaaaataataatttaaatattgtttgtgacaaaagaaaaaaagtttacGTACCAATTTAGGAAAAAGAGTATAATTTACGTTAATTTATGGGTTAAGCCCACCATGTCAGCTTTTTTTCACGTCAAATTCCACGACAATCGCCACATCATCATTTTTTTCCACGTCAACCATCACATCAACAATTAATGGTCCATCAAGGGCTTTAACATAAAGCCATATTCAAAGGGCTCAATTAATTACTACATTTCAATTAAGAGCTCAATTGATTGAACTTTTCAATGAGGGgctcaattttttaattat from Gossypium hirsutum isolate 1008001.06 chromosome D12, Gossypium_hirsutum_v2.1, whole genome shotgun sequence includes these protein-coding regions:
- the LOC107940645 gene encoding soluble inorganic pyrophosphatase 6, chloroplastic; its protein translation is MAAAATARIVSVAGSSTVASSSCLLLKAPFALKHGRNALSFNNGRRLSKRLFSCNAIYNPQVQIKHEGQPETLDYRVFFEDTSGKKISPWHDIPLHLGDGVFNFVVEIPKESSAKMEVATDEPYTPIKQDTKKGKLRYYPYNINWNYGLLPQTWEDPSLANSEVDGAFGDNDPVDVVEIGETRRKIGEILKVKPLAALAMIDEGELDWKIVAISLDDPRASLVNDADDVEKHFPGTLTAIRDWFRDYKIPDGKPANKFGLGNKAANKEYALKVITETNESWAKLVKRSIPAGELSLA
- the LOC107945119 gene encoding L-galactose dehydrogenase, coding for MAVPKLEMRPLGNTGLKLSSVGFGASPLGSVFGSVSESDAVASVLEAFRLGINFFDTSPYYGATLSEKMLGKGLKALGVPRSEYIVSTKCGRYREGFDFSAERVTKSIDESLERLQLDYVDIFQCHDIEFGSLDQVVNETIPALQKLKEAGKIRFIGITGLPLEIFTYVLDRVPPGTVDVILSYCHYSINDSTLEDLLPYLKTKGVGVISASPLAMGLLTEFGPPEWHPASPELKSACQAAAVYCKEKGKNISKLAMQYSLSNKDISTVLVGMNSVKQVEENVAAATELALFGKDHETLAEVEAILKPVKNQTWPSGIQRS
- the LOC107945117 gene encoding peptide methionine sulfoxide reductase B5, with product MGLHILKTTPFSSSYSKALLLATAAKPSALAAAVLPCNPRLRFPFSSPKAITSSGYGSFLHLRKRGFRGSVVLTMAASGSVQKSEEEWSAILSPEQFRILRQKGTEYPGTGEYDKFFEEGIYKCAGCGTSLYKSTTKFNSGCGWPAFYEGLPGAINRHPDPDGMRTEITCAACGGHLGHVFKGEGFPTPTDERHCVNSISLKFIPANSSD